One window of Chionomys nivalis chromosome 10, mChiNiv1.1, whole genome shotgun sequence genomic DNA carries:
- the Zfyve21 gene encoding zinc finger FYVE domain-containing protein 21 isoform X4 has product MSSGVAAHRDAKKLVRSPSGLRMVPEHRAFGSPFGLEEPQWVPDKECPRCMQCDAKFDFLTRKHHCRRCGKCFCDRCCSQKVPLRRMCFVDPVRQCAECALVSHREAEFYDKQLKVLLSGATFLVTFGDSEKPETMVCRLSNNQRCLILDGDGHHEIEIAHVCTVQILTEGFTPGEKDIHTYTSLLGSLPASEGSTRATGMFLQYTVPGAEAATQLRLMAGEDANGSKRQAAAWLVAMHKATKLLYESRDQ; this is encoded by the exons ATGTCCTCGGGGGTGGCCGCGCATCGCGACGCCAAGAAGCTTGTGCGCTCGCCCAGCGGCCTGCGCATGGTGCCGGAGCACCGCGCCTTCGGAAGCCCGTTCGGCTTGGAGGAGCCACAGTGGGTCCCGGACAAGGAG TGTCCACGATGTATGCAGTGTGACGCCAAATTTGACTTTCTCACCAGGAAG CACCACTGCCGCCGCTGTGGGAAATGCTTCTGCGACAGGTGCTGCAGTCAGAAGGTGCCGCTTCGGCGCATGTGCTTTGTGGACCCAGTGCGCCAGTGTGCGGAGTGTGCCCTGGTGTCTCACCGTGAGGCCGAGTTTTACGACAAGCAGCTCAAGGTGCTCCTAAGTG GAGCTACCTTCCTTGTTACTTTTGGGGACTCAGAGAAGCCCGAGACTATGGTTTGCCGTCTTTCCAACAACCAGAG GTGCCTGATTCTGGACGGGGACGGCCATCACGAAATTGAGATTGCACATGTCTGTACTGTGCAGATTCTCACAGAAGGCTTCACTCCCGGAG aaaaagacattcaCACTTACACCAGCCTCCTGGGgagcctgcctgcctctgaag GCAGCACTCGAGCCACAGGCATGTTCCTGCAGTACACAGTGCCAGGGGCAGAGGCTGCTACACAGCTGAGGCTGATGGCTGGAGAGGATGCAAATGGCAGCAAGAGGCAGGCAGCAGCATGGCTGGTGGCCATGCACAAG GCTACCAAGCTCCTCTATGAATCACGAGACCAGTAA
- the Zfyve21 gene encoding zinc finger FYVE domain-containing protein 21 isoform X2, which produces MSSGVAAHRDAKKLVRSPSGLRMVPEHRAFGSPFGLEEPQWVPDKECPRCMQCDAKFDFLTRKHHCRRCGKCFCDRCCSQKVPLRRMCFVDPVRQCAECALVSHREAEFYDKQLKVLLSGATFLVTFGDSEKPETMVCRLSNNQRCLILDGDGHHEIEIAHVCTVQILTEGFTPGEKDIHTYTSLLGSLPASEAGSTRATGMFLQYTVPGAEAATQLRLMAGEDANGSKRQAAAWLVAMHKATKLLYESRDQ; this is translated from the exons ATGTCCTCGGGGGTGGCCGCGCATCGCGACGCCAAGAAGCTTGTGCGCTCGCCCAGCGGCCTGCGCATGGTGCCGGAGCACCGCGCCTTCGGAAGCCCGTTCGGCTTGGAGGAGCCACAGTGGGTCCCGGACAAGGAG TGTCCACGATGTATGCAGTGTGACGCCAAATTTGACTTTCTCACCAGGAAG CACCACTGCCGCCGCTGTGGGAAATGCTTCTGCGACAGGTGCTGCAGTCAGAAGGTGCCGCTTCGGCGCATGTGCTTTGTGGACCCAGTGCGCCAGTGTGCGGAGTGTGCCCTGGTGTCTCACCGTGAGGCCGAGTTTTACGACAAGCAGCTCAAGGTGCTCCTAAGTG GAGCTACCTTCCTTGTTACTTTTGGGGACTCAGAGAAGCCCGAGACTATGGTTTGCCGTCTTTCCAACAACCAGAG GTGCCTGATTCTGGACGGGGACGGCCATCACGAAATTGAGATTGCACATGTCTGTACTGTGCAGATTCTCACAGAAGGCTTCACTCCCGGAG aaaaagacattcaCACTTACACCAGCCTCCTGGGgagcctgcctgcctctgaag CAGGCAGCACTCGAGCCACAGGCATGTTCCTGCAGTACACAGTGCCAGGGGCAGAGGCTGCTACACAGCTGAGGCTGATGGCTGGAGAGGATGCAAATGGCAGCAAGAGGCAGGCAGCAGCATGGCTGGTGGCCATGCACAAG GCTACCAAGCTCCTCTATGAATCACGAGACCAGTAA
- the Zfyve21 gene encoding zinc finger FYVE domain-containing protein 21 isoform X5 yields the protein MSSGVAAHRDAKKLVRSPSGLRMVPEHRAFGSPFGLEEPQWVPDKECPRCMQCDAKFDFLTRKHHCRRCGKCFCDRCCSQKVPLRRMCFVDPVRQCAECALVSHREAEFYDKQLKVLLSGATFLVTFGDSEKPETMVCRLSNNQRCLILDGDGHHEIEIAHVCTVQILTEGFTPGAGSTRATGMFLQYTVPGAEAATQLRLMAGEDANGSKRQAAAWLVAMHKATKLLYESRDQ from the exons ATGTCCTCGGGGGTGGCCGCGCATCGCGACGCCAAGAAGCTTGTGCGCTCGCCCAGCGGCCTGCGCATGGTGCCGGAGCACCGCGCCTTCGGAAGCCCGTTCGGCTTGGAGGAGCCACAGTGGGTCCCGGACAAGGAG TGTCCACGATGTATGCAGTGTGACGCCAAATTTGACTTTCTCACCAGGAAG CACCACTGCCGCCGCTGTGGGAAATGCTTCTGCGACAGGTGCTGCAGTCAGAAGGTGCCGCTTCGGCGCATGTGCTTTGTGGACCCAGTGCGCCAGTGTGCGGAGTGTGCCCTGGTGTCTCACCGTGAGGCCGAGTTTTACGACAAGCAGCTCAAGGTGCTCCTAAGTG GAGCTACCTTCCTTGTTACTTTTGGGGACTCAGAGAAGCCCGAGACTATGGTTTGCCGTCTTTCCAACAACCAGAG GTGCCTGATTCTGGACGGGGACGGCCATCACGAAATTGAGATTGCACATGTCTGTACTGTGCAGATTCTCACAGAAGGCTTCACTCCCGGAG CAGGCAGCACTCGAGCCACAGGCATGTTCCTGCAGTACACAGTGCCAGGGGCAGAGGCTGCTACACAGCTGAGGCTGATGGCTGGAGAGGATGCAAATGGCAGCAAGAGGCAGGCAGCAGCATGGCTGGTGGCCATGCACAAG GCTACCAAGCTCCTCTATGAATCACGAGACCAGTAA
- the Zfyve21 gene encoding zinc finger FYVE domain-containing protein 21 isoform X3: MSSGVAAHRDAKKLVRSPSGLRMVPEHRAFGSPFGLEEPQWVPDKECPRCMQCDAKFDFLTRKHHCRRCGKCFCDRCCSQKVPLRRMCFVDPVRQCAECALVSHREAEFYDKQLKVLLSGATFLVTFGDSEKPETMVCRLSNNQRCLILDGDGHHEIEIAHVCTVQILTEGFTPGVEKDIHTYTSLLGSLPASEGSTRATGMFLQYTVPGAEAATQLRLMAGEDANGSKRQAAAWLVAMHKATKLLYESRDQ, from the exons ATGTCCTCGGGGGTGGCCGCGCATCGCGACGCCAAGAAGCTTGTGCGCTCGCCCAGCGGCCTGCGCATGGTGCCGGAGCACCGCGCCTTCGGAAGCCCGTTCGGCTTGGAGGAGCCACAGTGGGTCCCGGACAAGGAG TGTCCACGATGTATGCAGTGTGACGCCAAATTTGACTTTCTCACCAGGAAG CACCACTGCCGCCGCTGTGGGAAATGCTTCTGCGACAGGTGCTGCAGTCAGAAGGTGCCGCTTCGGCGCATGTGCTTTGTGGACCCAGTGCGCCAGTGTGCGGAGTGTGCCCTGGTGTCTCACCGTGAGGCCGAGTTTTACGACAAGCAGCTCAAGGTGCTCCTAAGTG GAGCTACCTTCCTTGTTACTTTTGGGGACTCAGAGAAGCCCGAGACTATGGTTTGCCGTCTTTCCAACAACCAGAG GTGCCTGATTCTGGACGGGGACGGCCATCACGAAATTGAGATTGCACATGTCTGTACTGTGCAGATTCTCACAGAAGGCTTCACTCCCGGAG tagaaaaagacattcaCACTTACACCAGCCTCCTGGGgagcctgcctgcctctgaag GCAGCACTCGAGCCACAGGCATGTTCCTGCAGTACACAGTGCCAGGGGCAGAGGCTGCTACACAGCTGAGGCTGATGGCTGGAGAGGATGCAAATGGCAGCAAGAGGCAGGCAGCAGCATGGCTGGTGGCCATGCACAAG GCTACCAAGCTCCTCTATGAATCACGAGACCAGTAA
- the Zfyve21 gene encoding zinc finger FYVE domain-containing protein 21 isoform X6, which produces MSSGVAAHRDAKKLVRSPSGLRMVPEHRAFGSPFGLEEPQWVPDKECPRCMQCDAKFDFLTRKHHCRRCGKCFCDRCCSQKVPLRRMCFVDPVRQCAECALVSHREAEFYDKQLKVLLSGATFLVTFGDSEKPETMVCRLSNNQRCLILDGDGHHEIEIAHVCTVQILTEGFTPGGSTRATGMFLQYTVPGAEAATQLRLMAGEDANGSKRQAAAWLVAMHKATKLLYESRDQ; this is translated from the exons ATGTCCTCGGGGGTGGCCGCGCATCGCGACGCCAAGAAGCTTGTGCGCTCGCCCAGCGGCCTGCGCATGGTGCCGGAGCACCGCGCCTTCGGAAGCCCGTTCGGCTTGGAGGAGCCACAGTGGGTCCCGGACAAGGAG TGTCCACGATGTATGCAGTGTGACGCCAAATTTGACTTTCTCACCAGGAAG CACCACTGCCGCCGCTGTGGGAAATGCTTCTGCGACAGGTGCTGCAGTCAGAAGGTGCCGCTTCGGCGCATGTGCTTTGTGGACCCAGTGCGCCAGTGTGCGGAGTGTGCCCTGGTGTCTCACCGTGAGGCCGAGTTTTACGACAAGCAGCTCAAGGTGCTCCTAAGTG GAGCTACCTTCCTTGTTACTTTTGGGGACTCAGAGAAGCCCGAGACTATGGTTTGCCGTCTTTCCAACAACCAGAG GTGCCTGATTCTGGACGGGGACGGCCATCACGAAATTGAGATTGCACATGTCTGTACTGTGCAGATTCTCACAGAAGGCTTCACTCCCGGAG GCAGCACTCGAGCCACAGGCATGTTCCTGCAGTACACAGTGCCAGGGGCAGAGGCTGCTACACAGCTGAGGCTGATGGCTGGAGAGGATGCAAATGGCAGCAAGAGGCAGGCAGCAGCATGGCTGGTGGCCATGCACAAG GCTACCAAGCTCCTCTATGAATCACGAGACCAGTAA
- the Zfyve21 gene encoding zinc finger FYVE domain-containing protein 21 isoform X1, which translates to MSSGVAAHRDAKKLVRSPSGLRMVPEHRAFGSPFGLEEPQWVPDKECPRCMQCDAKFDFLTRKHHCRRCGKCFCDRCCSQKVPLRRMCFVDPVRQCAECALVSHREAEFYDKQLKVLLSGATFLVTFGDSEKPETMVCRLSNNQRCLILDGDGHHEIEIAHVCTVQILTEGFTPGVEKDIHTYTSLLGSLPASEAGSTRATGMFLQYTVPGAEAATQLRLMAGEDANGSKRQAAAWLVAMHKATKLLYESRDQ; encoded by the exons ATGTCCTCGGGGGTGGCCGCGCATCGCGACGCCAAGAAGCTTGTGCGCTCGCCCAGCGGCCTGCGCATGGTGCCGGAGCACCGCGCCTTCGGAAGCCCGTTCGGCTTGGAGGAGCCACAGTGGGTCCCGGACAAGGAG TGTCCACGATGTATGCAGTGTGACGCCAAATTTGACTTTCTCACCAGGAAG CACCACTGCCGCCGCTGTGGGAAATGCTTCTGCGACAGGTGCTGCAGTCAGAAGGTGCCGCTTCGGCGCATGTGCTTTGTGGACCCAGTGCGCCAGTGTGCGGAGTGTGCCCTGGTGTCTCACCGTGAGGCCGAGTTTTACGACAAGCAGCTCAAGGTGCTCCTAAGTG GAGCTACCTTCCTTGTTACTTTTGGGGACTCAGAGAAGCCCGAGACTATGGTTTGCCGTCTTTCCAACAACCAGAG GTGCCTGATTCTGGACGGGGACGGCCATCACGAAATTGAGATTGCACATGTCTGTACTGTGCAGATTCTCACAGAAGGCTTCACTCCCGGAG tagaaaaagacattcaCACTTACACCAGCCTCCTGGGgagcctgcctgcctctgaag CAGGCAGCACTCGAGCCACAGGCATGTTCCTGCAGTACACAGTGCCAGGGGCAGAGGCTGCTACACAGCTGAGGCTGATGGCTGGAGAGGATGCAAATGGCAGCAAGAGGCAGGCAGCAGCATGGCTGGTGGCCATGCACAAG GCTACCAAGCTCCTCTATGAATCACGAGACCAGTAA
- the Xrcc3 gene encoding DNA repair protein XRCC3: MDLDQLDLNPRITAAVKKGRLKSVKEVLCYSGPDLQRLTSLPTHDVEHLLRAAALHLQGSRVLTALQLFQQRERFPEQHQRLSLGCPVLDQFLGGGLPLEGITDLAGRSSAGKTQLALQLCLTVQFPRRYGGLEAGAVYICTEDVFPSKRLWQLIEQQQQLRTDVPGEVVQKIKFGNHIFIEHAADVDTLLECVSKRVPILLSRGMARLVVVDSVAAPFRCEYDVQALATRAKHLRSLGATLRRLSSTFRSPVLCINQVTEMVEERESMLRPLGAWDEHLSPALGITWADQLLMRLMVDRVHEDGATVGSPRSPARTLRVLSAPHLPLSSCCYTVGGEGIRGIPGTESC; encoded by the exons ATGGACTTGGATCAACTGGACCTAAACCCCAGAATTACTGCTGCAGTTAAGAAGG GTAGATTGAAGTCGGTGAAGGAGGTTCTGTGCTACTCGGGACCAGATTTGCAGAGGCTCACCAGCCTGCCCACCCACGATGTGGAGCATCTGCTGAGAGCGGCCGCTCTGCACCTTCAGGGCAGCCGTGTCCTTACAG CATTGCAGCTGTTCCAGCAGAGGGAGCGCTTCCCTGAGCAGCATCAACGCCTGAGCCTGGGCTGCCCAGTCCTGGATCAGTTCCTTGGTGGCGGCCTGCCCCTGGAGGGCATCACTGACCTGGCTGGCCGCAGCTCGGCAGGGAAGACCCAGCTGGCGCTACAGCTTTGCCTGACTGTGCAATTCCCACGGCGTTATGGAGGCCTGGAGGCGG GGGCCGTCTACATCTGCACAGAGGATGTCTTCCCTAGCAAGCGGCTGTGGCAGCTCAttgaacagcagcagcagctgcggACAGATGTGCCTGGGGAGGTGGTCCAGAAGATCAAGTTCGGCAACCACATCTTCATTGAGCATGCAGCCGATGTG GACACCTTGTTGGAGTGTGTGAGTAAGAGGGTCCCTATTCTGCTGTCAAGGGGAATGGCCCGCCTGGTGGTGGTTGACTCTGTTGCAGCCCCATTTCGTTGTGAGTACGATGTTCAGGCCTTGGCCACCAGGGCCAAGCACCTGCGGTCACTGGGGGCCACACTCCGAAGACTGAGCAGCACCTTCCGGAGCCCTGTGCTGTGCATCAACCAG GTGACAGAAATGGTGGAGGAACGAGAATCTATGCTCAGGCCACTGGG GGCCTGGGATGAGCACCTCTCTCCCGCCCTTGGCATCACCTGGGCTGACCAGCTCCTGATGAGACTGATGGTCGACCGGGTCCATGAGGACGGTGCCACTGTGGGCTCGCCCCGGAGCCCAGCTCGGACTCTACGAGTGCTCTCCGCCCCCCACCTGCCCCTCTCTTCCTGTTGCTACACAGTTGGTGGGGAAGGCATTAGAGGGATACCAGGAACTGAGTCCTGCTAA